From the genome of Deinococcus sp. AJ005, one region includes:
- the pyrR gene encoding bifunctional pyr operon transcriptional regulator/uracil phosphoribosyltransferase PyrR, translating to MSGPKAIILSTDETRRALTRIAHEIVERNKGAQNLALIGIHTRGIPLATRLAAKLSELEGVDVPTGMLDITLYRDDLSEVAHQPIIRETQVPFDISQRRVILVDDVLYTGRTVRAALDALIDLGRPAGIQLAVLVDRGHRELPIRADYVGKNLPTSSSEVVKVKLHETDGVDSVELWDLSELKAELR from the coding sequence ATGAGCGGCCCCAAGGCGATCATTCTCAGCACCGACGAGACGCGCCGCGCCCTGACCCGCATTGCCCACGAGATCGTGGAGCGCAATAAGGGTGCGCAGAATCTGGCTCTCATCGGCATCCACACGCGCGGCATTCCGCTGGCTACCCGGCTGGCCGCCAAACTCTCCGAGCTGGAGGGCGTGGATGTGCCCACCGGCATGCTGGACATCACTCTCTACCGCGACGATTTAAGTGAGGTGGCCCACCAGCCGATCATCCGCGAAACGCAGGTGCCCTTCGACATCTCGCAGCGGCGGGTGATTCTGGTGGACGACGTGCTGTACACCGGGCGCACCGTGCGGGCCGCGCTGGATGCGCTGATCGATCTGGGCCGCCCGGCTGGCATTCAACTGGCCGTCCTCGTGGACCGGGGGCACCGTGAGCTGCCCATCCGCGCCGATTACGTGGGCAAGAACCTCCCCACATCAAGTAGCGAAGTGGTGAAGGTCAAGCTGCACGAAACCGACGGCGTGGATAGCGTGGAGCTGTGGGACCTGAGCGAGTTGAAGGCGGAGTTGCGATGA
- a CDS encoding aspartate carbamoyltransferase catalytic subunit: MTAASISATARPRHLLDFQDWSPERLTAILDNADTMLQVLDRPVKKVPALQGLTVCNAFFENSTRTRTSFELAARRMSADVLTFAAGSSSVSKGESLRDTVEVLTAYKVDAYIVRHHAAGAAHLVARYSGKPVINAGDGRRAHPTQALLDAYTVRQEFGSLEGKKVAIIGDVRHSRVARSNAELLPMLGAEVVLCGPATLLPSDLAALPGVTLTSDPKEAVRGAHAVMALRLQKERMGGGFLGSLQEYADTYQVNEALMAEAESGAIVLHPGPMNRDLEISGEAADGARSRILQQVENGQAIRMSVLYHLLVGRD; the protein is encoded by the coding sequence ATGACTGCCGCTTCCATCTCTGCCACGGCCCGGCCCCGGCATCTGCTGGACTTTCAGGACTGGTCCCCTGAACGCCTGACGGCCATTCTGGACAACGCCGACACCATGTTGCAGGTGCTGGACCGCCCAGTAAAAAAAGTGCCTGCCCTGCAAGGCCTGACCGTCTGCAACGCCTTTTTCGAGAACTCCACCCGCACCCGCACCAGTTTTGAGCTGGCGGCCCGCCGCATGAGCGCCGACGTGCTGACCTTTGCCGCTGGAAGCAGCAGCGTCAGCAAGGGCGAGAGCCTGCGCGACACGGTGGAGGTGCTGACCGCCTATAAGGTGGACGCCTATATCGTGCGCCACCATGCCGCCGGGGCCGCGCATCTGGTGGCCCGTTACAGCGGAAAACCTGTGATCAACGCCGGGGATGGCCGCCGTGCCCATCCCACCCAGGCGCTGCTGGACGCCTACACGGTGCGCCAGGAATTTGGCAGTCTGGAGGGCAAAAAGGTGGCGATCATCGGCGACGTGCGCCACAGCCGCGTGGCCCGCAGCAACGCCGAGCTGCTGCCCATGCTGGGGGCCGAAGTCGTGCTGTGCGGCCCGGCCACCCTGCTCCCCTCCGATCTGGCCGCGCTGCCAGGCGTGACGCTGACCAGTGACCCGAAGGAAGCGGTGCGCGGCGCACACGCGGTCATGGCCCTGCGCCTGCAAAAAGAGCGCATGGGCGGCGGCTTTCTGGGCAGCTTGCAGGAATACGCCGACACCTATCAGGTCAACGAGGCGCTGATGGCCGAGGCCGAGAGCGGCGCAATCGTGCTGCATCCCGGCCCCATGAACCGCGATCTGGAAATCAGCGGCGAGGCGGCGGACGGCGCGAGGAGCCGCATTTTGCAACAGGTGGAAAATGGGCAGGCGATCCGAATGAGCGTGCTGTATCACCTTTTGGTGGGGCGGGATTGA
- a CDS encoding dihydroorotase — protein MTLTITNIKRPNSTTTESITLENGVIKGWNIPAEGKTIDGQGGTVAPALIELHAHLREPGQTEKEDLASGLAAAAAGGYGTVVCMPNTVPVIDDPAIVRSLIEKANGLGFAHLHPAAALTKGQNGEALAELTYLKDAGAAMFTDDGRTNENARVLRLGLEYAGSLGMMVSVHAEDASLRADGVMNEGAVSEALGLPGNPAAAEAARVARDLEILAGLHAQGSKAHLHVQHLSTARALELVRGAKALGLNVTCEVCPHHLTLTDEALRGFDALYKVAPPLRTQNDADALLEGLKDGTVDCIATDHAPHTRAEKERDLLDAPSGIAYIELAFPLMYTRFGADLGLEKLLDLMTAAPARLMGWPVPSLEAGAPADLVLLDLETEREVKPAEFKTKAKFTPWAGEMLKGWPLLTVVGGQVAYRRE, from the coding sequence ATGACACTGACCATCACCAACATCAAGCGTCCCAATTCCACCACAACCGAATCCATTACCCTTGAGAACGGCGTCATCAAGGGCTGGAACATTCCGGCAGAGGGGAAGACCATTGACGGACAGGGCGGCACTGTGGCCCCCGCATTGATCGAGCTGCACGCCCACCTGCGCGAGCCGGGGCAGACTGAGAAGGAAGATCTGGCCTCGGGCCTCGCGGCGGCGGCAGCAGGGGGCTACGGAACAGTGGTCTGCATGCCCAACACCGTACCCGTCATCGACGATCCGGCCATCGTCCGCAGCCTGATCGAGAAGGCGAACGGGCTGGGCTTCGCGCACCTGCATCCGGCGGCGGCGCTGACCAAGGGGCAGAACGGCGAGGCGTTGGCCGAACTGACCTATCTGAAAGACGCCGGGGCCGCCATGTTTACCGACGACGGACGCACCAACGAGAACGCGCGGGTGCTGCGGCTGGGGCTGGAATACGCGGGCAGCCTGGGGATGATGGTCAGCGTTCATGCCGAGGACGCTTCGTTGCGCGCCGACGGTGTGATGAACGAGGGGGCAGTCAGCGAGGCGCTGGGCCTGCCCGGCAATCCGGCAGCGGCGGAGGCGGCCCGCGTGGCGCGCGATCTGGAGATTCTGGCGGGGCTGCACGCGCAGGGATCGAAAGCCCACCTACACGTCCAGCACCTGTCCACCGCCCGCGCTCTGGAACTCGTGCGCGGCGCAAAGGCACTCGGGCTGAATGTGACCTGCGAGGTCTGCCCGCACCACCTGACCCTGACCGACGAGGCGCTACGCGGCTTTGATGCCCTCTACAAAGTGGCCCCGCCTCTGCGAACGCAGAATGATGCCGACGCCCTGCTGGAAGGTCTGAAGGACGGCACGGTGGACTGTATCGCCACCGATCACGCCCCCCACACCCGCGCCGAGAAGGAACGTGACTTGCTGGACGCTCCCAGCGGCATCGCCTACATCGAACTGGCCTTTCCGCTGATGTACACGCGCTTTGGTGCAGACCTGGGGCTGGAAAAACTGCTAGACCTGATGACGGCTGCCCCCGCCCGCCTAATGGGCTGGCCCGTGCCCTCGCTGGAAGCTGGTGCGCCCGCCGATCTGGTGCTTCTTGATCTGGAGACCGAACGGGAAGTCAAACCTGCCGAATTCAAGACCAAGGCCAAATTCACGCCCTGGGCTGGGGAAATGCTGAAAGGCTGGCCGCTGCTGACTGTGGTGGGCGGGCAGGTGGCGTACCGCCGGGAGTGA
- a CDS encoding NAD(P)-dependent oxidoreductase — protein sequence MNIAIFGGTGRTGSEIVRRALQDGHAVKALVRTLDGREPRQGLTLVQGDARDAGTVERLIAGVDAVISALSTDTTTTLTEATAAIIAGMKAQGVSRIVTIGTAGILDSRTEPGKLRYQSNESQRKQTFAAEEHQRAYEMLRGSALDWTVVCPTYLPDGEAVGGYRIERDYLPVDGQQISTGDTAAFAYAELLEREHVGYRVGIAY from the coding sequence ATGAACATTGCGATTTTTGGCGGGACTGGGCGAACGGGAAGTGAAATCGTCCGCCGCGCCTTGCAGGACGGCCACGCAGTCAAAGCCCTGGTGCGGACTCTGGATGGACGGGAGCCACGGCAAGGGCTGACGCTGGTTCAGGGAGACGCGCGGGATGCAGGAACGGTGGAGCGGCTGATCGCCGGGGTGGACGCCGTGATCAGCGCCCTCAGCACCGATACGACAACCACGCTGACAGAAGCGACGGCAGCCATCATCGCCGGAATGAAAGCGCAAGGCGTTTCCAGAATCGTGACGATTGGAACGGCAGGCATTCTGGACAGCCGCACCGAACCGGGCAAACTGCGCTACCAGTCGAACGAATCCCAGCGCAAGCAGACCTTCGCAGCAGAGGAACACCAGCGGGCCTACGAGATGCTGCGCGGCTCCGCGCTGGATTGGACGGTGGTCTGCCCCACCTACCTGCCAGACGGCGAAGCCGTGGGTGGTTACCGGATAGAGCGGGATTACCTGCCAGTAGACGGACAGCAGATTTCCACCGGGGACACGGCGGCCTTTGCCTACGCCGAGTTGCTAGAGCGGGAGCATGTCGGCTACCGGGTAGGCATCGCTTACTGA
- a CDS encoding dynamin family protein — translation MQAPPLVNPQVQALLSRERTLLADLQAFLETQGAPPEVVEHARTAARSLDETFLLVVVGEFNAGKSSFVNALLGAQVLPEGVTPTTDRIYVLVHGEKAGQMEATKDPFVSRLTYPLPSLEGVALVDTPGTNAIIRQHQALTEGFLPRADLVLFLTSSDRPFTESERQFLSLAARWGRSVIMVVNKADLLETQEQKMQVREFVETGARGVLGLTPPVLLISARAEQRGGDPGFHALREVLKMRLSQTERTRLKLQSPLGTAAELLSGEVTRADAARQTLSEDLSILRDLEAQREHHRVTMLGELDGQLNRVARLLSEFEVRADRFIDDKLRFGNIRGLLNSRQMEGEFRSEAVADLPDVIDRQFGSMIDRFVEANLNFWEDVQAFLIRRQPSNEVARTRFAYDRGALLESIAGSAHDHLENVTENELARQLARDAEDAMKGAVGGLAGGLGIGAGLGALIGASALDFTGGILAGLTLGSLGLFVLPNKRLQAHRQLRSKVENLRAALETIVRREYEREQERADARLRDAISPYTRFTEQEQTRLEGAKTRAAELGGELEALREEVKGLN, via the coding sequence ATGCAGGCCCCCCCTCTGGTCAACCCGCAGGTTCAGGCCCTGCTCTCGCGTGAGCGCACGCTGCTGGCCGATCTCCAGGCGTTTCTGGAAACCCAGGGTGCGCCGCCCGAAGTGGTGGAACACGCCCGCACGGCGGCCCGCAGCCTGGACGAAACCTTCTTGCTGGTGGTGGTGGGCGAATTCAACGCGGGCAAGAGCAGCTTTGTGAATGCGCTGCTGGGCGCGCAGGTGCTGCCCGAAGGCGTCACGCCCACCACGGACCGCATTTATGTTCTGGTCCACGGCGAAAAGGCCGGGCAGATGGAAGCCACCAAAGACCCCTTCGTCAGCCGCCTGACCTACCCGCTGCCCAGTCTGGAGGGGGTGGCGCTGGTAGATACCCCCGGCACCAACGCGATCATCCGCCAGCATCAGGCGCTGACCGAGGGCTTCCTGCCGCGCGCCGATCTGGTGCTGTTTCTGACCAGTTCTGACCGCCCGTTCACGGAGTCTGAACGCCAGTTCCTGAGTCTGGCCGCCCGCTGGGGCCGCAGCGTGATCATGGTGGTCAACAAGGCCGATCTACTGGAAACCCAGGAGCAGAAGATGCAGGTGCGCGAATTTGTGGAGACCGGGGCGCGCGGCGTGCTGGGCCTGACACCTCCGGTGCTGCTGATCAGCGCGCGGGCCGAGCAGCGCGGCGGCGATCCGGGCTTCCATGCCCTACGTGAGGTGCTGAAGATGCGCCTGTCACAGACCGAGCGCACCCGCCTCAAGCTGCAAAGCCCGCTAGGAACGGCGGCGGAGCTGCTGTCAGGCGAGGTTACCCGCGCCGACGCCGCCCGCCAGACCCTCAGTGAAGACCTGAGCATCCTGCGCGATCTGGAGGCCCAGCGCGAACACCACCGCGTGACCATGCTGGGCGAGCTGGACGGTCAACTGAACCGCGTGGCCCGCCTGCTCTCTGAGTTCGAGGTGCGTGCGGACCGCTTTATCGACGATAAATTGCGCTTCGGCAATATCCGGGGCCTGCTGAACAGCCGCCAGATGGAAGGGGAGTTCAGGAGCGAGGCCGTGGCTGACTTACCCGACGTGATTGACCGGCAGTTCGGCAGCATGATCGACCGTTTCGTGGAAGCCAATCTGAACTTCTGGGAGGACGTGCAGGCGTTTTTAATCCGCCGCCAACCGTCGAACGAGGTGGCCCGTACCCGTTTCGCCTATGACCGGGGCGCGCTGCTGGAGAGCATTGCCGGGAGTGCCCACGATCATCTGGAAAACGTCACTGAGAACGAGCTGGCCCGCCAACTGGCCCGCGACGCGGAAGATGCCATGAAGGGCGCGGTGGGCGGACTGGCCGGTGGGCTGGGTATCGGCGCGGGCCTGGGCGCACTGATCGGCGCGTCGGCGCTGGATTTCACGGGTGGCATTCTGGCGGGCTTAACCCTGGGTAGCCTGGGCCTGTTCGTGCTGCCCAACAAGAGATTGCAGGCGCACCGGCAGTTGCGGAGCAAGGTGGAGAATCTGCGCGCCGCCCTGGAAACCATCGTTCGCCGCGAATACGAGCGCGAGCAGGAACGGGCTGATGCCCGCCTGCGCGACGCCATCAGCCCGTATACCCGTTTCACTGAGCAGGAGCAGACGCGGTTGGAAGGCGCGAAGACGCGGGCCGCCGAACTGGGCGGGGAACTGGAGGCGCTGCGCGAAGAGGTCAAGGGACTGAATTAA
- the rpmB gene encoding 50S ribosomal protein L28, translating to MSKVCEVCGKGPIVVNSVIRRGKARAAGGVGRKVTGVSKRVQKPNLQPLTVTRAGISLRLRVCSKCRKSLT from the coding sequence ATGTCGAAAGTATGCGAAGTATGCGGAAAGGGACCGATTGTCGTGAACTCGGTCATCCGCCGGGGTAAGGCCCGTGCGGCGGGCGGCGTGGGCCGCAAGGTCACCGGCGTTTCCAAGCGGGTCCAGAAGCCCAACCTCCAGCCCCTCACCGTCACGCGTGCGGGCATCAGCCTGCGTCTGCGGGTCTGCTCCAAGTGCCGCAAGAGCCTGACCTGA
- the lspA gene encoding signal peptidase II: protein MPTLTDRASRSAFWLPLLIAAVLIVADQALKAWALANLQPGLPAQVVIPGVLEWLLTFNTGAAWSMFSGSAAPLALGRLLVGLGILVYLYVRPQHRFLSVVLAMISAGAVGNAIDGLRFGQVTDMIHAPPLSAITRAIGQGDFPIFNIADSCVVGGTLALLIGSFVMDRKPKPQAQVSPPDDDSASRDP, encoded by the coding sequence GTGCCGACGTTGACCGACCGTGCTTCCCGCTCCGCCTTCTGGCTGCCACTGCTGATCGCCGCCGTGCTGATCGTGGCGGATCAGGCGCTCAAGGCATGGGCGCTGGCGAACCTGCAACCCGGCCTGCCCGCGCAGGTGGTGATTCCTGGCGTGCTGGAATGGCTTCTGACCTTTAATACCGGCGCGGCCTGGAGCATGTTCAGTGGCAGCGCCGCACCCTTGGCGCTGGGCCGCCTGCTGGTGGGGCTGGGCATTCTGGTCTACCTGTACGTGCGCCCGCAGCACCGCTTTCTGAGTGTCGTGCTGGCCATGATCTCGGCGGGGGCCGTCGGCAACGCCATTGACGGCCTACGCTTCGGGCAGGTCACGGACATGATCCATGCGCCCCCGCTCAGCGCCATCACGCGGGCCATCGGGCAGGGCGACTTCCCAATCTTCAATATTGCAGACAGTTGCGTGGTGGGGGGCACCCTTGCCCTGCTAATCGGCAGTTTCGTGATGGACCGCAAGCCGAAACCCCAAGCCCAGGTCAGTCCTCCGGACGACGACAGTGCCTCCAGAGATCCCTGA
- a CDS encoding S-ribosylhomocysteine lyase: MANVESFDLDHTKVNAPYVRLAGVKTTPHGDSISKYDLRLLQPNAGAIEPAAIHTLEHLLAGYLRDHLNDIVDVSPMGCRTGMYMAVIGEPDEQGVLKAFEAALQNTAAHDLPIPGVSELECGNFRDHDLAAARKHAQDALDGGLKVQKTILLERS, translated from the coding sequence ATGGCAAACGTCGAATCCTTCGATCTGGACCACACCAAGGTCAACGCTCCCTACGTCCGACTGGCTGGGGTCAAGACCACCCCGCACGGCGACAGCATCAGCAAGTACGACCTGCGGCTGCTTCAGCCCAATGCTGGGGCTATTGAACCTGCCGCGATCCACACCCTCGAACACCTGCTGGCCGGATACCTACGCGATCACCTGAACGACATCGTGGACGTGTCTCCGATGGGCTGCCGCACCGGCATGTACATGGCGGTCATCGGCGAACCAGACGAACAGGGCGTTCTTAAAGCCTTCGAGGCTGCCTTGCAGAACACTGCCGCGCATGACCTTCCTATCCCCGGTGTCAGCGAACTGGAGTGCGGCAACTTCCGTGACCATGATCTGGCGGCGGCCCGCAAGCACGCCCAGGACGCGCTGGACGGGGGGTTAAAGGTGCAAAAAACCATTCTGCTGGAGCGGTCCTGA